A part of Paraburkholderia azotifigens genomic DNA contains:
- a CDS encoding LysR family transcriptional regulator — MAFDLTLRQLRYFAAAAQTGQFSMAAANEHVSQSAITNAVLALENGLGTRLFERLPQGVTLTPDGQDFYNHARRVLDAARDAVHKPPFRSHDMRGTVRIAASYTVLGYFLPELLARFRATYPFIEFDLRDMERVDIERAVLDGDVDIGVVLLSNIEKLSRFSSQVLIRSRRQLWVAPTHPLAQVDAPSLKDIAAHPYILITVDEGEQSTLRYWKKKGLVPNIAFRTSSMEALRGLVAHGFGVTVLSDMVFRPWSLEGNRIEARPVLDAVPQMDAGMIWQKGAQLSGPATALQQFLIHACGT; from the coding sequence ATGGCGTTCGATCTCACACTCCGGCAGTTGCGCTACTTCGCGGCGGCGGCGCAAACGGGCCAGTTTTCGATGGCGGCCGCGAACGAACACGTGTCTCAATCGGCGATCACCAATGCCGTGCTCGCGCTGGAGAACGGGCTCGGCACACGGCTCTTCGAGCGGCTGCCGCAGGGCGTGACGCTGACGCCCGACGGCCAGGACTTCTACAACCACGCGCGGCGCGTGCTGGACGCCGCGCGCGACGCCGTCCACAAGCCGCCGTTCCGCTCGCACGACATGCGCGGCACTGTGCGCATCGCCGCGTCGTACACGGTGCTGGGTTACTTCCTGCCCGAACTGCTGGCGCGTTTTCGCGCGACGTATCCGTTCATCGAGTTCGATCTGCGCGACATGGAGCGCGTGGATATCGAGCGCGCCGTGCTCGATGGCGACGTTGATATCGGCGTGGTGCTGCTGTCGAACATCGAGAAGTTGAGCCGGTTCAGCAGCCAGGTGCTGATCCGTTCGCGGCGCCAATTGTGGGTCGCGCCGACGCATCCTCTGGCGCAAGTCGACGCGCCGTCGCTCAAGGACATCGCGGCGCATCCGTACATCCTGATCACCGTGGACGAAGGCGAACAGTCGACGCTGCGTTACTGGAAAAAGAAGGGGCTGGTGCCGAATATCGCGTTTCGCACCAGTTCGATGGAAGCGCTCCGCGGGCTCGTGGCGCACGGCTTCGGTGTGACCGTGCTGTCGGATATGGTGTTTCGTCCGTGGTCGCTCGAAGGCAATCGTATCGAAGCGCGGCCCGTTCTCGACGCCGTGCCGCAGATGGATGCGGGCATGATCTGGCAGAAAGGCGCGCAGCTCAGCGGCCCGGCGACGGCGTTACAGCAGTTTCTGATCCACGCATGCGGCACCTGA